In [Leptolyngbya] sp. PCC 7376, a genomic segment contains:
- a CDS encoding thioesterase family protein, translating into MGYSYQRTIHLNDTDAAGVVYFANLLHICHEAYEHCLTDLGFDWQNLLERGEIALPIVHADIDFFRPIRWGDRLLIKLFPVVNPKKPNKFTVQYQLLKAGSDKLVAQATTKHTSISATDRKLAQLPKILEKWLQNAPKYPDQKS; encoded by the coding sequence ATGGGTTATTCATACCAACGCACTATCCATTTAAACGATACTGATGCCGCTGGCGTCGTATATTTCGCAAATCTTCTCCATATTTGCCATGAAGCCTATGAGCATTGCCTCACTGATCTGGGTTTCGATTGGCAAAATTTACTTGAGCGTGGTGAAATTGCTCTTCCCATTGTTCACGCAGATATTGATTTTTTTCGTCCTATCCGGTGGGGCGATCGTTTACTCATTAAGCTTTTCCCAGTAGTCAACCCAAAAAAGCCCAACAAATTTACGGTGCAATATCAACTCTTAAAAGCTGGCTCAGACAAATTAGTTGCTCAGGCCACGACAAAACACACATCAATCTCCGCAACAGATCGTAAACTTGCCCAACTGCCCAAGATTCTCGAAAAATGGTTACAGAATGCGCCGAAATACCCAGACCAGAAAAGTTAA